Sequence from the Ziziphus jujuba cultivar Dongzao chromosome 9, ASM3175591v1 genome:
AACAACATTCAGAAACTCTTACATGTAAAATAGCTCCAGAGTCACATCCCTGAAGAGGCAGTGCAACAATAGAAGGCTTTAGTGCATCAGCATAATGAGCTAGATTGATGTTAGCCTCACCAAGGACACTAGATCGTGAAGAACCCTGATTCCAGTGAGATTTTGGCCAAAGAAAAGGATTTTCAGTTAATACAAGAGAAGTCAccagaataataatttttaagggAGAGTAGGTATTGAGAAACGAAATTTCTGAGTTCACACATAAGACTAGAGATCGTATTACAGATAttataacttaaaaataaaaattataaaggaataCTACCATTGTGACCACAAGTTTATAGATCCTCTCATCATACTGCTTTGTTTTAATGTCTTGAAGAAGTCTAGTAGTTTCATAGATAGGATCTGCCCATTTGCAGGTGCCATTCCTCACATTTGCTTTAGTTGTCTTGGCTGTGGCCTTTGCAGAATCAGCAGGAATGAAAGAGATAAACAACTTATCCCATCCGGTTTGTGGAATCTGAATCATTCAGGACAAACATTACATTAAGTACTCATATACTTTgcaatgaataaaaaatctagTCCTTCCTAATCATGCAATGTATGTACATTCACTTCAATCCACTGTCACAAGAAAGCAGGATCAATATAATGTAAACTTCCAATATGAATTAGTTATAAAACTTtatttccagaaaaaaaaaatacgtataaaatttgaatgttggttttttatttatcctATCACAATCTCGTTTGTGCTGGTTGAAATCAAAAGGAAATACCAAACATCTgtcaatcattaaaatactaATGTCAtcataacaaaaatcaaaaaccaattaCACAAACCAGATCTTATGACATCAGATGGACAACCTCAAACCGATTCAAAACAACCACCAATGacaatccaaaacaaaaaccaattacACAAACCAGATCTTATGCAACCACGTTAAACAACAAAGGACactaaacaacaaaaaagagCATCACTAGGGTCTCGGAGACATCGAAATCCAAATACAAACAGGAAGTGgaatcaaaggaaaaaagaaacaaaaggccCAGATCAAAGAGTTAGTTACACGTCCGTTTGGTCaacaagaaaaaagcaaaagagagagagagtattggGAATGAAGAATTACCTGTTAGATACGGTCACTGGCCTTGGGGATCAGCAGGGTGGAAGAGTGGGCAATGAGGGATTGGGGAAAggcaaaggaaaaagaaatgaaatgctGGAATTTCGGAGTTGGGAGAGAAGGCCGGTTGCTGAAATGCTGAAATACGCAAAGATATatgattacaaatttaataattcaaaaataaataaaaaataaaccacaAATTTGGGTTGTCTATAGGCTGCAGCTAAACCCAGCAGTAAGCACAAAGCAAAAGCATGTAATACATGGTACACTGCCCCTATATTTTGTACTTGCACTAAAATAAAAGGTGAGCTTGATTGGTGCTTACAATGGGAAGGCCATTACTGCCAAGAATATACAA
This genomic interval carries:
- the LOC125424376 gene encoding uncharacterized protein LOC125424376, which encodes MIQIPQTGWDKLFISFIPADSAKATAKTTKANVRNGTCKWADPIYETTRLLQDIKTKQYDERIYKLVVTMGSSRSSVLGEANINLAHYADALKPSIVALPLQGCDSGAILHVRVSECCF